AAAGATAAGGAACTCCACTTACCTGTGCATGATATGGATAGGATTCCTCTGAGTCCAGTCCCCCATTGTCCTTAACATAATGGAAGGCTTTATCCATTAGGCCACCATGGCAGCCCTTATTGCTATGAGTCCAAGAGCAGTCCGCCAGGTTCTGCTCACTCAGTGAAACAAGTTTGCCAGTTTTCTGAAACATCGGTCCTTCTAGGGCACCAGTTGCACTAAAAGCCCTACAACAATGACAGTCACcctgaaaacaaaatgcaaacgCTCTTGGCATGCAAAATAAATTGCAAGACTTTGACAACATCCCataaatcttaaaattcttttaaaacataacaaaCTGCATATTGTGCCTCAATTTCCAAAGCAACAACACTGATTCCTTTTGGCTTTACTCTTGAGAGGGATCTGCTGAATATTGTCCCACTTGATCCTTCACGGAAGTCACATAGCCTTTCTCTCTCCAGTCCACAGATGAAGGGATCTCAGCAAAGACAGGTGCTTGGAACACTTTCCCCTTTTTGTGTTTCTGGATTTTAAGGTCATTCAACACCTGCTTGAATTCTTCACTGGtcttcaaggaaaaggaaacagagtgtTGGCAAGCATGAGATGATTTGGAAAAGCACTTAGAGGAAGCCTGAAATGTTCAGCAATCTGTGCCACACTCACCATGTCGCCAAAACCATTCATTGCCATCATGAAATTGTGTTTCCCTTGGCTGTGTTCCCGATTGTGCTGTTCAATCATTTGCATATTCCTCTCCCACACTGCTCTCTTCTGTCCTTCTTCATCCTGGAGATAAATATTTAACTTATCATCTATATTCCTATTTAAATCCTAGGAATGAcctgggatgcctgagtggctcagtcagttaagcattcaacttgggctcaggacatgatctcgtggttccggggttcgagcccagtgtcaggctctgtgctgacagctcagagcctggagcctgtttaggtttctatgtcttcctctctctctgttcctctcctgctcaatatctgtctctctttctctaaaaaataaatacatgttaaaaaaataaaaataaaaaaacctaaagACCTACACCTAGTGGATGTGCTTACAGAGAGGAGGATATCCCACACCCAGGGATGGCCTGAGGCTTCTGGGAACTGTTCTCCAGCAACCACACAGCAGGACATATGCCCATGTTGTGCAAAGTCCCAGTGCCCTGCTTACTGACTTGGTAAGAGCGGCCTCAAGAAGCTACTCCTTGCTGTGAACTCCTACCAGCATTGAATGTTCTTTCAGGGGTCCCCCTGGAAAGTTTAAATGTTACCAACCATGCTATATAGTTTCCCGTGTGTTGCCTTCCACTGGGACCATTGTTCATCTAAGCTCTGATTGACTTGTGGAGCAGCTGACGCTATTCCCAGGCAAAAGGTAGCCAGGAAGAAGGCAGGATGCATGTTTGAAAAcctaggaaaggaaaagaatgagtgTCTGATTAGATCAAACCACCTAAAAAGCCATTCTTCCTTCTGAGATGTTAGAGCCACTGAAGTAGAGCAAAAAGATTGAATTTATCCTCCTGAGTGTTTACATGGGCTGTGGAGGAAGGCTGAGGATGTGCGATGTGCAGTGCTCCCACTCCCTGCCCTGTGACCTGCCTCCTGCTTCCAGAACATGTAAATGGCAGTGCAGGGAGTGAGGAGTCCTGAGTCCTGGTGTGTGGGGGCAAGCTGCCATGTCTGGAGGGGTCAGGTCCTGGAAAAGTGCCTCCTGGGAGCCCCAAACCCCGGATCCCCAAAGCAGCTGTCCCCAGTGTTTTCAGAGGTGGCCCACCCTTCATGCCCGTTCTGGGGATCTCACCTGTGGCAGATGTAGTTGTGCAGTTTCAGTCACAGCTTTAGGTCAGGGGATGTCCAGGAGGCCTGGCAATGGTTGGGAGGCTGTTCATTTAAGGTCTGAGATTGACCCTACCAGCCTTGTGCCCCACCTGCCTGCACTGCAATTGGCTGATCCATCCTGTGGGAGGGGCCTCTGTGCCCTGGAATTCTGGGCTGCTGGGGCATGTGATGCCTGGGTCCCTAATTATCCCAGGGGAATTTGTGCCTGCTTCAGTGGCCCCAGGGGGAGGTAAGGTGGAGGACCAGAGACAGCCCTTTGGAGGGGGAGAGTCCAGAATCTCCCTG
This DNA window, taken from Acinonyx jubatus isolate Ajub_Pintada_27869175 chromosome D4, VMU_Ajub_asm_v1.0, whole genome shotgun sequence, encodes the following:
- the LOC113596116 gene encoding LOW QUALITY PROTEIN: procathepsin L-like (The sequence of the model RefSeq protein was modified relative to this genomic sequence to represent the inferred CDS: inserted 1 base in 1 codon), with the protein product MHPAFFLATFCLGIASAAPQVNQSLDEQWSQWKATHGKLYSMDEEGQKRAVWERNMQMIEQHNREHSQGKHNFMMAMNGFGDMTSEEFKQVLNDLKIQKHKKGKVFQAPVFAEIPSSVDWREKGYVTSVKDQGDCHCCRAFSATGALEGPMFQKTGKLVSLSEQNLADCSWTHSNKGCHGGLMDKAFHYVKDNGGLDSEESYPYHAQNESCKYKPENSVANVTAFWSVVNKEDGLMTTVATVGPVPAAVDASLNSFQFYKKGIYYDPKCSNKRLNHGVLVVGYAXEGEESNNKKYWIVNNSWGANWGKHGYILMAKDRDKHCGIATMAIFPIV